Proteins encoded together in one Methanolobus chelungpuianus window:
- a CDS encoding FAD-dependent oxidoreductase: protein MNKRDPGYSKKLIIVGGGAVGLAVATSVRRHSNYDVLVFSSDSHASYSQCGIPFVIAGDIRDFNSLLLRDKEFFGEAGIDLRTGTTVQSIDLGKRTVIADGKEYGFDKLVIATGSIPSVPEELRQGASLENVFTVRTLSDGIRLERSLQTASSVAIIGGGPIGAELAAACSRRGLKTLLVNRSDSLLSHNIDPDMADIVREHLESMGTGILTGYTPEAIKGDGSVSSVTIEGKDFPADIVIISTGVDPETRLAADAGIQLGPTGGIMVNENLQAKLADGSFDPDIYCGGECVELQDRITGRPILSQLASTARRMAGVIRDNLISQEKSFGPVISPWVAVIGELEVGTVGITSKVASLNGIEIVSGLATGTTSAGYYPGSTQLYIKLLFSDRVLVGAQIIGGKGVKERIDALSLAISKRATVEELLDLETCYTPPVGTLVDPLTYAAKGALRKMTKVRK, encoded by the coding sequence ATGAATAAGAGAGATCCAGGCTACAGTAAAAAGCTTATCATTGTAGGCGGAGGAGCAGTGGGACTGGCAGTGGCAACAAGCGTAAGGCGCCACAGCAACTACGACGTCCTTGTGTTCTCTTCGGATTCCCATGCATCCTACAGCCAGTGCGGCATACCTTTCGTGATAGCAGGGGATATCAGAGACTTCAACTCCCTTCTTCTGCGGGACAAGGAGTTCTTCGGGGAGGCAGGAATAGACCTGCGGACCGGTACTACCGTCCAGTCCATAGACCTGGGCAAGCGCACGGTGATTGCTGATGGAAAAGAGTACGGGTTCGACAAGCTTGTGATCGCAACAGGCAGCATACCCTCGGTGCCGGAGGAACTCCGGCAGGGGGCTTCACTGGAGAACGTCTTCACCGTACGTACCCTTAGTGATGGCATCAGGCTTGAAAGATCCCTGCAGACAGCATCGAGTGTGGCGATAATAGGCGGAGGACCCATAGGTGCCGAGCTTGCGGCCGCATGCTCCAGAAGAGGATTAAAGACGCTGCTGGTCAATCGCAGCGATTCACTGCTATCGCATAATATCGACCCGGATATGGCAGATATAGTCCGGGAGCACCTTGAGTCCATGGGAACAGGAATACTTACAGGCTATACCCCTGAGGCCATCAAGGGAGATGGCAGTGTCAGTTCCGTGACCATAGAGGGAAAGGATTTCCCTGCCGATATTGTCATAATATCCACAGGAGTGGATCCTGAAACACGACTCGCAGCAGATGCAGGTATACAACTTGGTCCCACGGGAGGGATCATGGTCAACGAGAACCTGCAGGCAAAGCTGGCTGACGGAAGTTTCGACCCTGACATCTATTGCGGAGGAGAATGCGTGGAACTGCAGGATCGCATAACAGGCCGGCCCATATTGAGCCAGCTTGCCAGTACGGCAAGAAGGATGGCAGGAGTGATACGGGATAATCTCATCTCGCAGGAGAAGAGTTTCGGCCCTGTGATCAGTCCATGGGTCGCCGTCATCGGGGAGCTTGAAGTAGGCACTGTGGGAATTACAAGCAAGGTTGCCAGCCTCAATGGAATAGAGATCGTGAGCGGCCTTGCAACCGGCACCACCAGTGCAGGATACTACCCCGGCTCAACCCAGCTTTACATCAAGCTCCTTTTCAGCGACAGGGTCCTTGTGGGTGCACAGATCATCGGTGGCAAGGGCGTCAAAGAGAGAATCGATGCGCTTTCTCTTGCCATCAGCAAAAGAGCCACAGTGGAAGAGCTCCTTGACCTGGAAACCTGTTATACGCCGCCTGTGGGAACACTTGTCGATCCGCTCACCTACGCAGCAAAAGGTGCGCTCAGAAAGATGACGAAGGTCCGGAAATGA
- the dnaG gene encoding DNA primase DnaG, which translates to MQNADTTKYIIHSKISAEGIIERPDIVGAIFGQTEGLLGSDLDLRDLQKTGRIGRIEVVVSAKNGKTKGTILIPSSLDKVETSILAASLETIDRVGPCSAKIEITQMEDVRATKRQQIIERAKFILTGMFDENLPESQEIADQVRQSVRVEEMQYFGKNKIPCGPAVFDSDAIIVVEGRADVLNLLRYGIKNTICVGGTNVPPEVAELTKKKDTVTVFTDGDRGGELIVKELVQVANVDYIARAPDGKSVEDLVQKEVVRALRQKVPVEQVLDKYSIRDSESENGSRVTRVPKNKERRARIPAPEIARVAPEVKRLIPSKAQAGEKEVPAETDEDKARQPRERTSGERPQQSRERVQSRERTSGERPQSRERSQSRDRSQGERSQSRDKPQAKAEAEPEVSRPEIASKPSPLSSKFKPHANDLIGTFSARFLDAKDKVVNETAVRDLVTTLKDYQDEVKTVVFDGVVTQRILDIAADKGIENLVGAKVGSVTKRPASVKIFTADAL; encoded by the coding sequence ATGCAAAATGCAGATACTACAAAATATATAATCCATTCTAAGATCAGCGCTGAAGGAATAATCGAACGCCCCGATATAGTGGGTGCTATCTTCGGCCAGACGGAAGGGCTGCTTGGTTCTGACCTTGACCTGCGTGACCTGCAGAAGACAGGCAGGATAGGAAGGATCGAGGTTGTGGTAAGCGCCAAGAACGGTAAGACCAAGGGAACTATCCTTATCCCTTCAAGCCTTGACAAGGTCGAGACATCCATCCTGGCAGCTTCACTTGAGACCATCGACCGGGTGGGTCCCTGCAGCGCAAAGATAGAGATAACCCAGATGGAGGACGTCAGGGCAACCAAGAGGCAGCAGATCATCGAGAGGGCAAAGTTCATCCTTACAGGCATGTTCGACGAGAACCTGCCTGAATCCCAGGAGATCGCAGACCAGGTGCGCCAGTCTGTCAGGGTCGAGGAAATGCAGTACTTCGGTAAGAACAAGATTCCGTGCGGTCCTGCAGTATTCGATTCCGATGCTATCATCGTTGTTGAGGGACGCGCAGATGTGCTGAACCTTCTCCGTTACGGTATCAAGAACACCATCTGTGTGGGAGGCACTAACGTTCCTCCGGAGGTTGCCGAGCTGACCAAGAAGAAGGACACGGTGACTGTATTCACGGACGGCGACCGCGGAGGCGAGCTCATTGTCAAGGAACTTGTCCAGGTAGCCAACGTTGATTACATTGCCCGTGCCCCTGACGGAAAGAGCGTCGAGGATCTTGTGCAGAAGGAAGTTGTAAGGGCCCTGCGCCAGAAGGTGCCTGTGGAACAGGTGCTCGACAAATACAGCATCAGGGATTCCGAGTCAGAGAATGGCTCCCGGGTGACACGTGTGCCCAAGAACAAGGAAAGAAGGGCAAGGATCCCCGCTCCCGAAATAGCCCGGGTGGCTCCCGAGGTAAAGAGACTTATCCCTTCGAAGGCCCAGGCAGGCGAAAAGGAAGTTCCTGCCGAGACGGATGAAGACAAGGCAAGGCAGCCCCGTGAGAGGACTTCCGGCGAGAGGCCGCAGCAGAGCAGGGAAAGGGTTCAGTCCCGCGAGAGAACTTCCGGTGAGAGGCCGCAGAGCAGGGAGCGATCCCAGTCCCGTGACAGGTCCCAGGGAGAAAGGTCCCAGTCCCGCGATAAGCCACAGGCAAAGGCGGAGGCTGAACCTGAGGTAAGCAGGCCTGAGATCGCAAGCAAGCCTTCTCCTTTAAGCAGCAAGTTCAAGCCCCATGCAAATGACCTTATCGGCACATTCAGTGCCCGCTTCCTTGATGCAAAGGACAAGGTAGTCAATGAGACCGCTGTCAGGGATCTTGTGACCACTCTCAAGGACTATCAGGATGAGGTAAAAACAGTTGTCTTTGATGGTGTTGTCACGCAGAGGATACTGGACATCGCAGCTGACAAGGGGATCGAGAACCTTGTGGGCGCGAAGGTCGGAAGCGTCACCAAAAGGCCTGCATCCGTAAAGATATTCACCGCAGACGCCCTGTGA
- a CDS encoding UPF0058 family protein codes for MHKDELIQLHTLMAQIKRHFEYMGMDYEFRHYNSLAISPLHVHRSKAEHKQAIFVLGNDLASVISKDELSGVARTSTRMQEFAQRVGSRGIKST; via the coding sequence ATGCACAAGGATGAGTTGATACAATTGCACACTTTGATGGCTCAGATCAAAAGGCACTTTGAGTACATGGGTATGGATTACGAGTTCCGCCACTATAATTCGCTGGCGATAAGCCCGCTGCACGTCCACAGGAGCAAGGCTGAACACAAGCAAGCGATATTTGTTCTCGGCAACGATCTGGCCTCCGTTATCTCAAAGGATGAACTGTCAGGTGTGGCACGCACTTCCACGAGGATGCAGGAATTTGCCCAGAGGGTTGGCAGCAGGGGCATCAAAAGTACATAG
- the rimI gene encoding ribosomal protein S18-alanine N-acetyltransferase, protein MIIRPFEPGDFGDVLEIEAEAFAEHNPFIYMNFYEMNSDSFLVAEEKGRITGFVVGYQVSGEEGRIFSLAVKERYRGYGIGTHLLEAVISVFRKKLLSIASLEVRLSNREAQRLYQKTGFVPCWIHSGYYSDGEDGIIMKMRLYPVVSTAVDELLSKIQGSAIMPAYRLEDII, encoded by the coding sequence ATGATCATCAGACCTTTTGAGCCTGGCGACTTCGGGGACGTACTTGAGATAGAGGCCGAAGCCTTTGCAGAGCATAATCCATTCATCTATATGAACTTCTATGAGATGAACAGCGATTCCTTCCTTGTGGCTGAGGAGAAGGGGCGTATAACCGGCTTTGTTGTCGGCTATCAGGTATCCGGTGAGGAGGGGAGGATATTCTCGCTTGCTGTAAAGGAGCGGTACAGAGGCTATGGTATCGGCACTCACCTGCTTGAGGCCGTCATCAGTGTCTTCAGGAAAAAGCTGCTTTCCATTGCAAGCCTGGAAGTAAGACTAAGTAATCGTGAAGCGCAGAGGCTCTATCAGAAAACGGGATTCGTCCCCTGCTGGATCCACAGTGGCTACTATTCAGACGGCGAGGATGGCATCATCATGAAAATGCGGCTCTATCCGGTCGTGAGTACTGCAGTGGATGAGCTCCTGAGCAAGATACAAGGCTCTGCCATAATGCCTGCTTATCGGCTGGAAGATATCATTTGA
- the arcS gene encoding archaeosine synthase subunit alpha — MTRYFEVQQRDGAARIGKLLLSRTIQTPFILDSRLLGSTESPVIDAGSLWRLGSAEAAREELARIRSIAGEDSLVILPHLSFPPEVPEEIAGSDKLDPDTDISGPTGSVYRHLKRIRPSDLYVMEGAGCLENNARRFFNTLLGIKEHVPPDTAVYAPAISLPENIALLVYLGIDVLDNTKAIIAAHSDIYLTSSGRFYLDSLAELPCRCEACASTSVEELRGSDRRERAKILERHNLNALESELALVRERIRAGTLREYVEGQCRTRPWLTALLRLADSEYNYIEEKNPIARSNEMLANSTESQSRVEIVRFAERVLERYTPPEADVLVLLPCSAKKPYSVSNSHWKFINAIGSNRRYVHEVIITSPIGIVPRELELTYPAAHYDTAVTGHWDAQEREWVAGCLERYLVKNRYATIIAHVEDAYREICETVSQRLGIGMIFTGSGNVTSHEALRKLKEEVEKHSTGKARNVEERKKDVMCCIADYQFGRGAGDILVPEGSVIKGPYPKYQVFAGKKQLTTLIPQYGTLAVTIEGAELLAPSGKYVVSIDDFVPRGSLLAPGVVSADPSIRPGDEVFVRGEKALCVGRAVMSGREMQLSGRGVAIDLRHVKKL, encoded by the coding sequence ATGACACGATACTTTGAGGTACAGCAGCGTGACGGCGCTGCAAGGATAGGTAAACTGCTGCTCAGCAGGACCATCCAGACACCTTTCATACTCGACAGCCGGCTTCTTGGCTCCACGGAAAGCCCTGTCATAGATGCAGGCTCCCTCTGGAGACTCGGCTCCGCAGAAGCCGCCAGAGAAGAGCTTGCCAGGATACGCAGCATCGCAGGAGAGGACTCGCTTGTGATCCTTCCCCACCTGTCGTTCCCGCCCGAGGTCCCGGAGGAGATAGCAGGTTCTGACAAGCTCGACCCCGATACGGATATATCCGGCCCCACCGGATCCGTTTACAGGCATCTGAAAAGGATCAGGCCCAGCGACCTTTATGTGATGGAAGGGGCAGGATGCCTTGAGAACAATGCAAGGCGCTTTTTCAATACCCTGCTTGGTATTAAAGAACATGTCCCGCCTGACACTGCAGTCTATGCGCCGGCCATCTCCCTGCCCGAGAACATTGCGCTGCTTGTCTACCTTGGCATAGATGTCCTTGACAACACCAAAGCCATAATTGCGGCTCATAGTGATATTTACCTGACATCCTCAGGCAGGTTCTACCTTGATTCCCTTGCCGAACTGCCCTGCAGGTGCGAGGCCTGCGCAAGCACCAGTGTGGAAGAGCTCAGGGGATCTGATAGGAGGGAGAGGGCAAAGATCCTCGAAAGGCATAACCTCAATGCACTTGAAAGTGAGCTTGCCCTTGTAAGGGAAAGGATACGTGCAGGCACATTAAGGGAATATGTGGAGGGACAGTGCAGGACGCGCCCCTGGCTCACCGCACTCCTGAGACTTGCTGACAGCGAATACAACTATATCGAAGAGAAGAATCCCATTGCCAGGTCCAATGAGATGCTGGCAAACAGCACCGAATCCCAGTCAAGGGTGGAGATCGTGCGCTTTGCAGAAAGGGTTCTTGAAAGATACACGCCTCCGGAAGCTGATGTGCTCGTGCTGCTGCCCTGCTCGGCGAAAAAGCCCTATTCAGTTTCAAATTCCCACTGGAAGTTCATCAACGCCATCGGCAGCAACCGCAGGTATGTGCATGAGGTCATAATCACATCACCCATAGGCATCGTTCCCCGGGAGCTGGAACTTACATACCCGGCAGCACACTATGACACAGCCGTCACAGGTCACTGGGATGCGCAGGAAAGGGAATGGGTAGCAGGATGCCTTGAAAGATATCTGGTGAAGAACAGATATGCAACTATCATCGCCCATGTCGAGGATGCCTACAGGGAGATATGCGAAACTGTCTCACAAAGGCTTGGTATCGGGATGATATTCACCGGCTCCGGTAACGTAACATCCCATGAGGCCCTCAGGAAGCTGAAGGAGGAAGTTGAGAAGCATAGCACAGGAAAGGCCCGCAACGTCGAGGAAAGGAAGAAGGATGTCATGTGCTGTATCGCTGATTACCAGTTCGGCAGAGGAGCGGGCGACATATTGGTACCGGAAGGCTCTGTCATTAAGGGGCCGTATCCCAAATACCAGGTATTCGCTGGAAAGAAGCAGCTCACAACCCTTATTCCCCAGTACGGCACGCTTGCTGTCACCATCGAGGGGGCTGAGCTTCTGGCACCCTCGGGGAAATATGTTGTGAGCATAGATGACTTTGTGCCAAGGGGCTCCCTGCTGGCTCCCGGAGTTGTCAGTGCAGATCCTTCCATAAGGCCCGGGGATGAGGTGTTCGTACGCGGAGAGAAAGCCCTGTGCGTGGGCAGAGCTGTGATGAGCGGCAGGGAGATGCAGCTGTCAGGAAGAGGGGTTGCCATAGACCTGCGCCATGTTAAAAAGCTTTAA